DNA from Vicinamibacterales bacterium:
AAGCAGTTCGACATCTCGACGGGAACCAGCGTGTACCTGCCGCAGGAACCCGGTGGCGTGTTCCCGTCCAACGCGGTCCTGATCAACCTGCCGACGGCGAAGCGCCTCTACCAGAGCGTGGAAGGGCGCCTCGAGAAGCGGCTGGCGAACCGTTGGATGTTCGTCGGCAGCTATACATGGAGCCGTGATGCGGGCAACTACTCGGGTCTCTCGTCGTCGGACGAAAACGGCCGCGACGCCCCGAACAACTCGCGCGACTACGACTACCCGGTCATGGCCTTCAACGGCGACGGCTCGATCCAGGACGGCGTGCTCGATACCGACCGCACGCATCAGATCAAGGTCCAGGGGCTGTATATCGCGAAGTGGGGAACGTCCTTCGGTGTGAACGAGTTCGCCGCAAGCGGCACGCCGATTACCCGTCAGGTCCCGATCATCGCGCCGAGCAACTACCCGGTGCGTTACGAGGGCCGCAACAGCGACGGGCGGACGCCGTTCTTCACCCAGACGGACCTGTTCATCCACCATCCGTTCAAGATCGGCGGCAAGGAGCTTGCGGTCGAGGCCAATATCCTGAACCTGTTCGATCAGCGCGCCGTCAACAGCGTCGTCACGACGATGCGCCGGACGGGCGCGATTCCGCTCGGAGCGTCGGGCTCGGGCAAGTACAACGAGGCCGACTTCTACGCCGGCAAGCTGAACTTCGACACGCTGATCGCCAACGCGGTGGCGTCGGGTGCGATGTCGCTGAACCCGCAGTTCCTGATGGCCAACGGGTACCAGGCGCCGATCCTCATGCGGATTGGCGTGAAGTACACGTTCTAGCCACGAATACACACGGATGAGCACGGACTGGTTCCGGGTTCGTCCGCAGTAAGATGAAGCCCCGCGGGTTCCGGCCCGCGGGGCTTTTTCGTTTTCGGGAGGGAACGAATATGCGCACTACCGTTACGATCGCGGTTGCCGCAATGCTCGCGGTGGCGGCGCCTGCTCGCGCGCAGGTCAACACGTTCAAGGGCGCCAGCGCGGAAGCCAAGCTCGCCAACAAGCACTATCAGAGCGGATGGGAGGCAATGCACCAGGAAGACTGGGGCGCCGCCGTCAAGGAATTCCAGGCCGCGCTCGACAGCGACGACAAGTTCACGCTCGCCTACTACTCGCTCGGCCGCGCCGAAATGGGGCGGCACAACTTCCAGAAGGCGATCGCGGCGTATTCGGCCTGCAAGCAGCTCTACGTCCGCATCGGCGGCGAGCATTTCGTCAATCAGCTCGACTACCGCAAACGCCTCGAGGACCGCATTCTCGAGTACCAGACGACGCTCCAGCAGGCCCAGCAGGCGTCGTCCGGCAAAGGCGCGTCACAGTCGCAAGCGGTCTACATTCGCGAACTGCAGACGCAGATCCAGACGCTGCAGCAGGCCAAGGAACGCAACGACCACGTCGAGATGGATGCGACGGTTCCCTACTTCGTGCCGATGGCGCTCGGGGCAGCCTATTTCCGGGCAGGCCAGTTCGCCGACGCCGAACGGGAATACACCGAAGCGGTCAAGACGAATCCCGACTCGGGCGAGACGCACAGCAACCTCGCGGTGTTGTATCTGATGACCGACCGGCTCTCACAGGCGGAGCAGGAAATCACGAAGGCCGAGGAAACCGGTTACAAGGTGAACCCGGGACTCAAAGATGACATCCGGCGACGCGTGAGCAAATAGCGTCGCCGATTGCCGAGTGCCGATTGCAGAGTGCCGATTGAACTTGTCGATTGTTGATCGCAAATTCAATCGACGATCGGCGATCGGCGATGAACTGGCAATTGACGATGGTAACTTCGATTGACGATCGGCGATTGGCACTTCAATCGGCACTCGGCAGTCGGCACTCGGCAGTCAGACGGCCACGTCGACGCCGCCGAGCACGCGCTCGAGATCGCTGACGGTGAACGGCTTGGTCAGCACCGGAATGCCGGCGAACTCGCGGTCGAGGCTGCTCAGCGTCGAGGGGTCCCCGGTCACGAAGACGAAGCGCCGCGCGACATCGGGCTGGGTCGCGGACAGATGGCGCAGACAGTCCAGGCCATTCCCGTCGGCGAGGCGCAGATCGCAGAGCACCAGGTCGAGCAGCGCGCCGGCCGCGGCGGTCTTCGACTCGGCGAGCGAGGCCGCCTCGATGACCGTGTACTGGCGCCTGGTGAGCAACCTGACCAGCAGGTCGCGAATTGGCCGCTCGTCTTCGATGACCAGCGCATAGCGAGTGCCGGCCGCGGGGGACGGAGTTGACCTCCGCGCCGGAGTCACGGCCGAAGCGGCGTCGGCGGCTGGCGGCGATGCGGCGGTCGCCGGATCAGGGAGAGCCTGGGCGGGAAGGGTGAGCTGAAAAGCGGCGCCGGCGGCGGTGTCGAGCAGCTCCAGCGACCCGCCGTGCGCCCTGGCGATCCCCAGGCCCAGCGACAGGCCGAGGCCGGTGCCTTCTCCCACTTCTTTCGTCGTGAAGAACGGCTCGAACACTCGTCCACGCAGCTCTGGAGTCACGCCCGGGCCGTCGTCGACGACCTGCAGCGTGTGCAGGCGCGCGCCGCCGCCGGTGCGGATGACGATCCGGCCCGGGTGATCGCCGATCGCGTGCTCGGCGTTGAGCACGAGGTTCAAGGCGACCTGCTGGATCTCCTCGCGGTTGACGAGCACCGGCAGCATGCCGTCGGCGAGATCGAGGGCGAGCGTGATGTTCTGCTGCGCGAGGTGGTGCTCGCGGAGACCGGCGGTCGCGCGCGCGATCTGATTCAGATCGGCGCGGACGCGGTCGCCAGGGCTCTTGCGTACAAAGGCGAGCAGGTTCCGGACGATCTGGCCGGCGCGGGTGGCTTCCTGCCGTATCAGGTGGAGATCGCGCGTGTGGTCGACGCCGTTTTCCTCGAGCATCAGCTCGACCGAACCGATGATCGTCTGCAGCGGGTTGTTGATCTCGTGCGCCACGCCGGCGACCAGCTCGCCGACCGCCGACAGGCGTTCGCTGTGAACGAGCTTGTCCCGCAGCTTCAGCTCGTCGGTGATGTCGCGCTGCACGCCGACGAAATGGGTGACGTGCCCGGACCCGTCGCGCAGCGCCACCACCGTGCACGACGCCGGGAAGCGGTCGCCGCTCTTGCGGCGATGGACCAGCGTGCCGCGCCAGACGCCCTGCTTGCGCACCTCGGTGCCGATGTCGTCCACTGACGGGTCGGCGTCGCGCTCGAGGAGCGACGCCAGCCGCATCCCCTGCAGCTCCGCGCGGGTGTAGCCGAGCGCCTGCACGCAGGCGTCGTTGGCGTGCACGAAGACGCTGCGCGCGTCGGTGATGAGGATGAGGTCGCCCGTCTGCTCGGTGGCGGCGGCAAGCAGCCGCATCCGCGCATCCGACCGCTCGAGCTCACCGCTCTCGACCGACAGCCGCAGCGTCAGCAGTCCCAGGCCCGCCACCATCGAAAGAATGGTGAGCAGCAGCCGGACCGAGTCGGCGGGATCCCCCATCGGCTGAACGCGCAACAGCCCGAAGCCGATCGTCGGAATGAGCAGCACCGGGGTAGCCGAGATAACGGCCGTCCGCCAGCCGCCGCGCGGCGGGTTCTCGTCGGCCCATCCGGCCGAGGCCGGCGATTCGTGCGCCGCCCACAGATATCCCATGTAGGGAACGATCCACGCCAGGTCGTAGATGCTCCCTTCGTAGTAAAGATTGGCGCCAATCGCGGCGCTGGCGAATCGGCGCAGGAAGAAGCCAAGCCCCGTCACAGCGGTGAGCACGATGAACGTCCTGCTCCACGCGGTTTTCCGAGCGAACCACGCCGACCCCGCCAGACCGGCGAAGAGGACGAACCGCTGCACCTGGACGAGCGTCAGCAGTGTCGATTGCGGCGATGGACGGCCATCGGCCGGCACGACGCTCGGCACCATGATGAAGTAGGCATAGACGAACCCCATCAAGGTTGCGTAGCTCGCCATGTCGAGGCCGATCGGCCAGCTGTCGCCCCTGCGGATGCCGCGGTGCGGGCGCGCGAGCAGCGCGACGACGGGACCGATGCCGCCGCACAGGCTGAACATCGTGTGCCACTGCACCCAGCTGACCTCGGCGCTGACGCTGTTGACGGCGAATCCGCATTCGCCGATGCACCACAGCAGGAATCCGGCCGCCGCGGCGTCCCAGAACAGGCGGTGCGTCCCCTCCCAATCGCGGCGGCGGCGGAAAATCACGGCGCAGACCGTGAGCACCAGGAGGATGAGCAGCGCGTCAGCGACGACAATGCGTACGAGGGGGTACGCGGCGAGTCCCACCCCCGCCGCCAGGTAGACGAGCGTGTACAGGATTGCGAAGATCAGGAAGTGCAAGATGGCCCTAAACGAGGGGAGGATTTGACTGTACGCGCAAATCCAGCCGCCGTCAATCTGCACGCCGCCGGCATGGATTTAGTATAGTCA
Protein-coding regions in this window:
- a CDS encoding tetratricopeptide repeat protein, which codes for MRTTVTIAVAAMLAVAAPARAQVNTFKGASAEAKLANKHYQSGWEAMHQEDWGAAVKEFQAALDSDDKFTLAYYSLGRAEMGRHNFQKAIAAYSACKQLYVRIGGEHFVNQLDYRKRLEDRILEYQTTLQQAQQASSGKGASQSQAVYIRELQTQIQTLQQAKERNDHVEMDATVPYFVPMALGAAYFRAGQFADAEREYTEAVKTNPDSGETHSNLAVLYLMTDRLSQAEQEITKAEETGYKVNPGLKDDIRRRVSK
- a CDS encoding PAS domain S-box protein; this encodes MHFLIFAILYTLVYLAAGVGLAAYPLVRIVVADALLILLVLTVCAVIFRRRRDWEGTHRLFWDAAAAGFLLWCIGECGFAVNSVSAEVSWVQWHTMFSLCGGIGPVVALLARPHRGIRRGDSWPIGLDMASYATLMGFVYAYFIMVPSVVPADGRPSPQSTLLTLVQVQRFVLFAGLAGSAWFARKTAWSRTFIVLTAVTGLGFFLRRFASAAIGANLYYEGSIYDLAWIVPYMGYLWAAHESPASAGWADENPPRGGWRTAVISATPVLLIPTIGFGLLRVQPMGDPADSVRLLLTILSMVAGLGLLTLRLSVESGELERSDARMRLLAAATEQTGDLILITDARSVFVHANDACVQALGYTRAELQGMRLASLLERDADPSVDDIGTEVRKQGVWRGTLVHRRKSGDRFPASCTVVALRDGSGHVTHFVGVQRDITDELKLRDKLVHSERLSAVGELVAGVAHEINNPLQTIIGSVELMLEENGVDHTRDLHLIRQEATRAGQIVRNLLAFVRKSPGDRVRADLNQIARATAGLREHHLAQQNITLALDLADGMLPVLVNREEIQQVALNLVLNAEHAIGDHPGRIVIRTGGGARLHTLQVVDDGPGVTPELRGRVFEPFFTTKEVGEGTGLGLSLGLGIARAHGGSLELLDTAAGAAFQLTLPAQALPDPATAASPPAADAASAVTPARRSTPSPAAGTRYALVIEDERPIRDLLVRLLTRRQYTVIEAASLAESKTAAAGALLDLVLCDLRLADGNGLDCLRHLSATQPDVARRFVFVTGDPSTLSSLDREFAGIPVLTKPFTVSDLERVLGGVDVAV